The window CCATCGAGACGACTTTCTCCCGCGGACTCTTGCCGCGCGTCCCGATGACGATCAGGTCGATCCCCTGCTCGTCGGCGTACTCGAGGATCGTCTTCGCGGGCGTTCCCTTGCGGATCTCGCCGACGGCGTCGAGCCCGGCGTTCGCGGCGCGATCTTGGACCTCGGTGATCGCCGCCTCGCCTTCGGACTCGAGGGTCGACTCGACGTCGGCGTCGCCGTCGCTCGCGGCCGCCGTGATACGGCTGTCCACCACGTACAGCGCGTGGACGGTCGCGTCGTTGTCCGCTGCGATCGGGAGCGCG of the Halobiforma lacisalsi AJ5 genome contains:
- a CDS encoding universal stress protein, with amino-acid sequence MYDDVLIPTDGSDTVAETLSHALPIAADNDATVHALYVVDSRITAAASDGDADVESTLESEGEAAITEVQDRAANAGLDAVGEIRKGTPAKTILEYADEQGIDLIVIGTRGKSPREKVVSMGSVSERVVDSASVPVFVVRDADDG